In Bradyrhizobium sp. WBOS07, the genomic window CGAGTCGTATGCTGCCGCGTTGTTTGTTTCCGATCGAAGCACAATATCGCAGTCTTCCAGCGCAGCCTGTAAAGCGCCAAGGACGGCGCGGGTCCAACAGCGGCCGCTCCGCGCCGCCTCCAGCTTCGGATCAAGGCGAATTGCCTCGTCATAGTCCCGCGCCGCACGGTCGAACGCGTTCGTCTTCAAGTAGGCTGCCGCGCGGTTGGCATAGGCAGCGCCATAGTTCGGGTTGAGCTTGAGCGCCTCCTCAAGAGCGCCGATCGCTAGATCGTTCGCGCCCTTTCTCAGATAGGCCACGCCGAGGTTGTTGAAGGCTTTCGCATAGTTCGGGTCAAGCCTGGCCGCTTCGAGGAAGTCCTTGATCGCGCGTTCGTAGTCGGCTTTAGCGCTATAGGCATTCCCCCTGTTGTTGTAGGCGATAACGAAGCCGTTCACCGCTCCCTCGCCCGCTTCGATGAACGCCGTGCAGCCATCGATCCGAGCTTCGGGCGACACGCGGTCTGAGCTGTTACACAGTTCGACGTTCTTGAGGGAGCTGCCCTTCTTCGGCTTCTGCGCCCAGCCAGCCGAACTGGACAGCACAATGATAAGAACGAGCATCACCGCGTTGATGAAACCGGCTCTTGCGGTCATTGCCACACCAAAATCCCACTCCGACAGCGAGCGAAGCACCAATGCCCGGCCGGCGCTGCGGCATCAAGACGGCT contains:
- a CDS encoding tetratricopeptide repeat protein, producing the protein MTARAGFINAVMLVLIIVLSSSAGWAQKPKKGSSLKNVELCNSSDRVSPEARIDGCTAFIEAGEGAVNGFVIAYNNRGNAYSAKADYERAIKDFLEAARLDPNYAKAFNNLGVAYLRKGANDLAIGALEEALKLNPNYGAAYANRAAAYLKTNAFDRAARDYDEAIRLDPKLEAARSGRCWTRAVLGALQAALEDCDIVLRSETNNAAAYDSRALINLKMGQFSAAIDDYNSALRLVPKLASALYGRGLARFKLGDTDGGHSDISAAKKIDAAIDEAFVRYGVPRRD